Proteins from a genomic interval of Shewanella seohaensis:
- a CDS encoding PD-(D/E)XK nuclease superfamily protein, producing the protein MNQESLFEDLPEVDSGKYEASMLSNQKFCDQVEQSLVALGFREAQGVPSQNEFLKSAPYTDMYGGIRKAAFLVQHQTLGAVRIEAHKQEQSGSVDQKFPFFLESLRLAPEYNLVILLGGKGYKQKAFDWIKTAARNIQDKQIKVFSDLDEFISFFVSK; encoded by the coding sequence ATGAACCAAGAATCACTTTTTGAAGATTTACCTGAAGTAGACTCAGGTAAATATGAAGCAAGCATGTTATCCAATCAGAAATTTTGTGATCAAGTAGAACAATCCCTTGTAGCGCTAGGCTTCCGTGAAGCACAAGGTGTTCCATCTCAAAACGAGTTCCTTAAAAGTGCGCCTTATACAGATATGTATGGTGGAATTCGAAAGGCAGCCTTCTTAGTACAACATCAAACACTAGGAGCTGTCCGAATTGAAGCTCACAAGCAAGAGCAAAGCGGTTCTGTCGATCAAAAATTTCCTTTTTTCCTAGAGTCTCTTCGCCTCGCGCCAGAGTACAATTTAGTCATTTTACTAGGTGGGAAAGGCTATAAACAAAAAGCTTTTGACTGGATAAAAACTGCTGCAAGAAATATTCAAGACAAACAAATCAAGGTCTTTAGCGACCTTGATGAATTTATTAGTTTTTTCGTTTCAAAATAA
- the rph gene encoding ribonuclease PH has translation MRPSNRTPAQTRPITITRQFTAHAEGSVLVEFGETKVLCTASFTEGVPRFLKGQGQGWVTAEYGMLPRSTHSRMDREAARGKQSGRTQEIQRLIGRALRACVDMKALGENTIVIDCDVIQADGGTRTASITGACVALVDALNWARGKGIIKSNPLKFLIAAVSVGIYNGEAISDLEYVEDSAAETDMNVVMTETGKIIEIQGTAEGEPFSHEELIELLGLAKNSIREIVDVQKAALN, from the coding sequence ATGCGTCCAAGTAACAGAACGCCAGCACAAACACGTCCCATCACTATCACTCGCCAGTTTACGGCCCATGCCGAAGGTTCTGTGTTAGTTGAGTTTGGCGAAACCAAAGTGCTTTGTACCGCCAGTTTTACTGAGGGTGTGCCACGTTTCCTTAAAGGTCAGGGGCAAGGCTGGGTGACGGCGGAATACGGTATGTTGCCACGTTCAACCCACAGCCGTATGGACCGTGAAGCGGCTCGCGGCAAGCAATCTGGCCGTACTCAAGAGATCCAGCGTCTGATTGGCCGTGCGCTGCGTGCTTGCGTCGATATGAAAGCCCTTGGTGAAAACACTATCGTTATCGATTGTGATGTGATCCAAGCCGATGGCGGTACTCGCACCGCATCTATCACAGGTGCCTGTGTGGCTCTTGTGGATGCACTGAACTGGGCCCGTGGTAAGGGCATTATCAAGTCTAACCCGCTGAAGTTTTTGATTGCAGCGGTCAGCGTAGGTATCTACAACGGTGAAGCCATCAGCGATCTCGAATATGTGGAAGACAGCGCCGCCGAGACCGATATGAACGTGGTGATGACAGAAACCGGTAAGATCATTGAGATCCAGGGCACCGCAGAAGGCGAACCATTTAGCCATGAAGAATTGATTGAGCTACTCGGATTGGCGAAGAACAGTATTCGTGAAATCGTCGATGTGCAGAAAGCCGCATTAAATTAA
- the yjjG gene encoding pyrimidine 5'-nucleotidase: MSSLIPNHAAALPYTWVLFDADETLFYFDAFEGLKRMFSGFGVDFTRADFEEYQSVNKPLWVAYQDGKISAAELQTIRFEPWAAKLALTPQTLNSAFLTAMAEICAPLPGARELLAALQGKAKMGIITNGFTELQTVRLERTGLQHHFDILVISEKVGMAKPDVGIFEYALELMGQPAREQVLMVGDNPHSDIQGGINAGFHTCWYNVHGHAVPAGIRPHFQVASHHELQQKLMPLLG; the protein is encoded by the coding sequence ATGTCATCTTTAATCCCGAATCATGCTGCCGCTTTACCCTATACTTGGGTGCTTTTCGATGCAGATGAAACTCTCTTTTATTTCGATGCTTTCGAAGGGCTTAAGCGAATGTTTTCAGGCTTTGGCGTCGATTTTACTCGGGCCGATTTCGAAGAATATCAAAGTGTAAACAAGCCGTTATGGGTTGCGTATCAGGATGGCAAGATCAGCGCCGCCGAACTGCAAACCATACGTTTCGAGCCATGGGCGGCAAAGCTTGCGCTGACACCGCAAACCTTAAACAGTGCATTTTTAACGGCGATGGCCGAGATTTGTGCGCCTTTGCCCGGCGCCCGAGAATTACTGGCCGCGCTGCAGGGAAAAGCCAAAATGGGGATCATCACCAATGGTTTTACCGAGTTGCAAACAGTGCGTTTAGAGCGTACTGGTTTACAGCATCATTTTGATATTTTAGTGATTTCAGAAAAAGTGGGCATGGCTAAACCCGATGTCGGTATCTTTGAATATGCCCTCGAGTTGATGGGCCAGCCAGCGCGCGAACAAGTGTTGATGGTGGGCGATAACCCACATTCAGATATTCAAGGCGGCATCAACGCGGGATTCCACACCTGTTGGTATAACGTCCATGGACACGCTGTCCCCGCAGGTATTCGCCCGCACTTTCAAGTCGCCTCCCACCATGAGTTACAGCAGAAACTCATGCCATTACTCGGTTAG
- a CDS encoding LysR family transcriptional regulator has protein sequence MDHFSALPIFVTVVECGSFSAAGQKLGLSKSAISKRITQLEQHLGIQLLQRTTRSLSLTDAGARYFEYIRPAVLLTQEGLDAISELQQTPKGNLRISVPMVFGRLYIAPLIAEFLKRYPDIQLQMQMDDKTTDLIAGGFDLAIRIGELPDSNLIARKIAPCLSVICASPAYLAQHGLPIVPNELTQHNCLFYSYFQDGVEWSFHSPNGMQRIQPKGNYQVNNSDAIHRACLDGLGIANLPRFIVEPDLQAGRLQTILTDFPLPEHGIYAVYPQRKYLPTKVTVLIEFLMEKLASGKFG, from the coding sequence ATGGATCATTTTTCTGCCCTGCCCATTTTTGTCACTGTAGTGGAATGCGGTAGCTTTTCCGCCGCAGGACAAAAACTTGGGCTGAGCAAATCGGCCATCAGCAAGCGTATTACGCAACTGGAGCAACACTTAGGAATTCAACTATTACAACGTACCACTCGCAGTTTGAGCCTGACGGATGCTGGCGCGCGCTATTTCGAATATATTCGCCCCGCAGTGCTGCTTACCCAAGAAGGATTGGATGCAATCTCCGAGCTGCAGCAAACGCCTAAAGGCAATCTGCGAATTTCCGTGCCTATGGTGTTTGGCCGCTTGTATATTGCACCTTTAATCGCTGAGTTTTTAAAACGTTACCCCGATATTCAGCTGCAAATGCAAATGGATGATAAGACCACTGATTTAATCGCAGGCGGCTTCGATCTGGCCATTCGAATTGGCGAGCTTCCCGACTCCAACCTTATCGCCCGCAAAATTGCCCCTTGTTTGAGCGTGATTTGCGCGTCACCCGCATATCTAGCTCAGCACGGTTTACCCATAGTTCCTAACGAGCTAACTCAACACAACTGCTTGTTTTACAGTTACTTTCAAGACGGTGTGGAATGGAGCTTCCACAGTCCCAATGGCATGCAACGCATCCAACCCAAAGGCAACTATCAAGTGAATAATAGCGATGCCATTCATCGAGCCTGTCTCGATGGTCTTGGCATCGCCAACCTACCACGCTTTATTGTTGAGCCCGATCTACAGGCAGGGCGCTTACAAACGATACTGACTGACTTTCCACTCCCCGAACACGGTATTTATGCCGTATATCCGCAGCGAAAATACCTCCCAACCAAAGTGACGGTTTTGATTGAGTTTTTAATGGAGAAGTTGGCGAGTGGCAAGTTTGGATAA
- a CDS encoding YicC/YloC family endoribonuclease, translated as MIQSMTAYARIEHKAQWGTASWEIRSVNQRYLETYLRLPEQFRSFEPVLRDRLRKRLSRGKVEVNLRYELADNSNNELKLNQGLAKQLLDAASWLKQEAGQGEVSLTDILRWPGVLSSSEQDMDAIGAELLTAFDLAIDQFIEARGREGAAIKDMLSSRLEGVEEQIAIVREHMPKVMEYQRDKLTNRLAEIKGELDPARIEQEMILLAQKQDVAEEMDRLEAHVTEARRILKKGGSEGRRLDFMMQEFNRESNTLASKSISTEITAAAVELKVLIEQMREQIQNVE; from the coding sequence ATGATCCAAAGCATGACAGCCTACGCTCGCATCGAGCACAAAGCACAATGGGGCACTGCCTCTTGGGAAATTCGCTCAGTCAACCAGCGTTATCTCGAAACTTACCTACGTCTGCCAGAACAATTCCGCAGCTTCGAACCCGTACTGCGCGACCGTCTGCGTAAACGCCTAAGCCGCGGTAAAGTCGAGGTCAATTTACGCTACGAGCTAGCCGACAACAGCAATAATGAACTCAAATTAAACCAAGGGTTAGCTAAGCAGTTGCTCGATGCTGCCAGCTGGTTAAAACAAGAAGCCGGCCAAGGCGAAGTCAGCCTAACTGACATTTTACGCTGGCCAGGCGTGCTCTCAAGTTCAGAGCAAGATATGGATGCCATTGGCGCCGAGCTATTAACGGCTTTCGATTTAGCGATAGACCAGTTTATCGAAGCCCGTGGCCGCGAAGGTGCTGCGATTAAAGACATGCTGTCAAGCCGTTTAGAAGGCGTCGAAGAACAAATCGCTATCGTGCGCGAGCACATGCCTAAAGTGATGGAATATCAGCGCGATAAACTCACTAACCGCCTTGCTGAAATCAAAGGCGAACTCGACCCGGCCCGCATCGAGCAGGAGATGATCCTGTTAGCACAAAAACAAGATGTGGCCGAAGAGATGGACAGACTCGAAGCCCATGTCACCGAAGCGCGCCGCATCCTCAAAAAAGGTGGCAGCGAAGGCCGTCGCTTAGATTTTATGATGCAGGAATTTAACCGCGAATCTAACACCCTCGCCTCAAAATCCATCAGCACCGAAATCACCGCCGCCGCCGTCGAACTTAAAGTACTCATCGAACAAATGCGCGAGCAGATCCAAAACGTTGAATAA